A window of Synchiropus splendidus isolate RoL2022-P1 chromosome 9, RoL_Sspl_1.0, whole genome shotgun sequence contains these coding sequences:
- the LOC128764606 gene encoding protein lap4, which yields MLAVTKQCVRVSLHNHVFTMVSVHHIWRSHMLLILERSASRLYAHSEAGGPQTASAASPHQFRHQRAATLEGRTFQQQRALSARTLQHGDPGRDFKRPSVTPPQMPPSVTAPAPQEPLASKVPLRLQIKVSGQRGSLGISIAGGKGSLPYKDHDEVLRRTRCPRCLQNCVDSSCHLSSQGIFISRVTKGGPSEKAGVHVGDRLLEVNSLNMQGATHLEAVSALRNAGSCISMRVLRDNVHPSMVNRPQYPQEAPGTQWCSAQECGAQSWQMKSSERCATQDIVAVVCNGNGISELQRTMNWMFSPTEAMTSNDSQEEEKHSMTIPRIILTHPSTSDDDGELLTQIQSRELQQDRNVPDRPTQPDSFDSAFYPP from the exons ATGTTGGCAGTAACCAAGCAGTGCGTCCGTGTGTCGCTTCACAATCACGTCTTCACCATGGTTTCAGTCCATCACATCTGGCGCTCGCACATGCTCCTGATTCTGGAGCGCAGTGCTTCACGTCTGTATGCGCACTCA GAAGCCGGGGGCCCGCAGACCGCCAGCGCCGCCTCGCCACATCAATTTCGCCATCAGAGAGCCGCCACGCTGGAGGGCAGGACATTTCAGCAGCAGCGAGCGCTCAGCGCGAGAACTCTTCAGCACGGAGATCCCGGTCGCGATTTCAAGCGCCCGTCTGTCACGCCGCCGCAGATGCCTCCTTCAGTCACAGCGCCGGCTCCGCAGGAGCCACTCGCCTCCAAAGTGCCATTACGA TTGCAGATCAAAGTGTCTGGTCAGAGAGGCAGTTTGGGCATCAGCATCGCTGGAGGGAAAGGCTCTCTGCCGTACAAGGATCACGATGAGGTGCTGAGACGCACGAGGTGCCCTCGTTGTCTTCAGAACTGTGTTGACAGCAGCTGTCATTTGTCCTCGCAGGGTATTTTCATCTCCAGAGTAACAAAGGGTGGACCCTCGGAGAAGGCTGGGGTCCATGTGGGAGACAGACTTCTGGAG GTCAACAGCCTCAACATGCAGGGGGCCACTCATTTGGAGGCTGTCAGTGCATTAAGAAACGCGGGGAGCTGCATCAGCATGCGAGTGCTCAGGGACAACGTGCACCCCAGCATGGTGAACAGACCCCAATACCCTCAGGAGGCGCCCGGTACCCAGTGGTGCTCCGCTCAGGAGTGCGGAGCCCAGAGCTGGCAGATGAAGAGCTCAGAGCGCTGCGCCACGCAGGATATTGTCGCAGTCGTCTGCAACGGCAATGGCATT TCTGAGCTGCAGAGAACAATGAATTGGATGTTCAGTCCTACAGAAGCCATGACAAGCAACGACTCGCAAgaagaggagaaacactcaatgACA ATCCCGCGGATTATCCTCACCCATCCTTCCACCTCCGATGATGATGGAGAGCTCTTGACCCAAATACAAAGCAGAGAGCTGCAACAGGACCGAAATGTTCCTGACCGCCCGACGCAGCCGGACAGCTTCGACAGTGCTTTCTATCCGCCCTGA